A genomic stretch from Chitinophaga lutea includes:
- the obgE gene encoding GTPase ObgE, whose protein sequence is MENFVDYIRVYCKSGHGGAGSRHFMRTKFKALAGPDGGDGGRGGHLILRGNAQLWTLLHLRWYKNVLAENGENGSGDNCTGAMGRDIVIEVPLGTIVRDEETGEVEAEVMHDGEEIIFMPGGQGGRGNAYFKSPTNQAPEYAQPGEPGREGWKLLELKVLADVGLVGFPNAGKSTLLSSITAAKPKIANYAFTTLTPQLGMVEYRDDRSFCVADLPGIIEGAHEGKGLGHRFLRHIERNAVLLFVIPADSEDHRKEFNILVNELEQYNPEMLDKQFLIAISKSDMLDDELKAAIAEELPKDVPHVFISSITQTGLQELKDMLWETLNSEVNSTEENE, encoded by the coding sequence ATGGAGAACTTTGTAGATTATATACGGGTATATTGTAAATCCGGCCACGGAGGCGCGGGCAGCCGCCACTTTATGCGCACGAAATTCAAGGCCCTGGCCGGCCCCGACGGCGGCGACGGCGGCCGTGGAGGGCACCTCATTCTCCGGGGGAACGCCCAGCTGTGGACGCTGCTGCACCTGCGCTGGTACAAAAATGTGCTCGCGGAAAACGGCGAAAACGGTAGCGGTGACAACTGTACCGGAGCTATGGGCAGGGATATCGTGATAGAAGTGCCCCTAGGCACCATCGTGCGCGACGAAGAAACCGGCGAGGTGGAAGCGGAAGTGATGCACGATGGCGAAGAGATTATTTTTATGCCCGGTGGCCAGGGTGGCCGCGGGAACGCATATTTTAAAAGCCCCACCAACCAGGCGCCGGAATACGCCCAGCCTGGCGAGCCGGGGCGGGAAGGCTGGAAGCTGCTGGAACTTAAAGTGCTGGCCGATGTGGGACTGGTAGGTTTCCCCAATGCGGGCAAATCCACCCTGTTGTCGTCTATCACCGCAGCCAAACCCAAAATCGCCAATTACGCCTTCACCACCCTCACCCCGCAGTTGGGCATGGTGGAGTACCGCGACGACCGCTCGTTTTGCGTGGCCGATCTCCCCGGGATCATCGAAGGCGCCCACGAAGGCAAAGGCCTCGGGCACCGTTTCCTTCGGCACATCGAGCGCAACGCCGTGCTGCTGTTCGTGATACCGGCAGACAGTGAAGACCACCGCAAAGAATTTAACATCCTGGTGAATGAGCTGGAGCAGTACAACCCTGAAATGCTTGATAAACAGTTCCTGATCGCCATCAGCAAAAGCGATATGCTCGACGATGAGCTCAAAGCCGCCATTGCAGAAGAATTGCCAAAGGATGTGCCGCATGTGTTCATCAGTTCCATCACCCAAACGGGCCTCCAGGAACTGAAAGACATGCTGTGGGAAACCCTGAATTCCGAAGTAAATTCGACAGAAGAAAACGAATAA
- a CDS encoding adenylate kinase encodes MVNLILFGPPGSGKGTQSANIIEKYGLLHLSTGDLLRKEIAAGTPLGLEAQKLMNQGSLVPDEVVIGMISSMLDANPEARGFIFDGFPRNTTQAEALDKLLALKKAPISVVLSLEVPEDELIRRLLDRGKTSGRPDDASEEVVKNRIVEYHNKTAPVADHYAKFGKLRRIKGDGSIESTFELLSKELDELIGVRV; translated from the coding sequence ATGGTCAATTTGATTTTATTTGGCCCTCCAGGAAGCGGGAAGGGAACCCAGAGTGCCAACATTATTGAGAAATACGGATTGCTCCACCTCTCCACCGGCGACTTGCTGCGTAAGGAGATTGCGGCGGGCACACCTTTGGGGCTGGAAGCGCAGAAGCTGATGAACCAGGGGTCATTGGTGCCTGATGAGGTGGTGATAGGGATGATCAGCTCCATGCTGGACGCGAATCCCGAAGCCCGTGGTTTTATTTTCGACGGATTTCCCCGGAATACCACGCAGGCCGAAGCACTCGATAAACTGCTGGCGCTTAAAAAAGCCCCCATTTCTGTGGTACTGAGCCTGGAAGTGCCGGAGGACGAACTGATCCGCCGCCTGCTCGACCGTGGCAAAACCTCTGGCAGACCGGACGATGCCAGCGAAGAAGTGGTGAAAAACCGCATCGTGGAATATCATAACAAAACCGCTCCCGTGGCCGATCACTATGCCAAATTCGGCAAACTGAGACGCATCAAGGGTGACGGTTCCATCGAATCTACTTTTGAACTGCTGTCCAAGGAACTGGATGAGCTGATTGGTGTGAGGGTATAG
- a CDS encoding glycoside hydrolase family 3 N-terminal domain-containing protein, with product MMKYFLAVGLTSLLLSANGQPRQDKKQPRTGKTTTLQQSPKTAADRWADSVFLSLSHEERIAQLIMIRVHSNLGADHVASVIRDIRNNKIGGLVTFQGGPVRQAQLVNTYQNISKTPLLVAVDGEWGLGMRFVDSVISFPRNLMLGAVQDSSLIYEVGKAIGEQCKRMGIQYNFAPVLDVNNNPNNPVINDRSFGEDKYQVARHGVAIIKGMQDAGIMACAKHFPGHGDTDVDSHYDLPSINKTLSDLDSLELYPFRRAIEAGVGSVMIAHLYVPAIDNKANTPTSISYKTVTNLLQKDLGFDGLIVTDALEMKGISKYYNNGQESLQSLLAGNDLMELPSTAKGSITAIAQAIKKGTISKEDVYRRVKKVLRAKYELGLANLQPIDPVNITADLNAAVLPLRKRVSESAITLLRNDNHLLPMAAGKKIAVLAVGVDGGNNTFVEAVKQYRPDADAYVFSSRQSEAQVSAMVKRLKADYQAVIIALQDYSRRPANDFGITRAEKAVINQVQEEMPAVVVAFGNPYAIRFFCEAPTVIAAYEDDSLTHKAAADVIFGKLEPKGKLPVTVCNNFKFGTGITSIVQPAVPAQLESAAPETVGMNPLVLQRIDSLAYDMISKGAAPGCQVLVLRNGKQVYHKNFGFYDYSQREPVTDSSVYDLASVTKICATTISVMRLYDEGKLQLDATLGAYLPFVRGTDKEYLRIRDILLHQAGLVSYIPFYKEVLYENGWPDSVLFSQMQDSLHTLRVAENLYMTPRYTDTMFRRILDSKLLPAGRQYIYSDNDFIFLGKIVEALTGKRLDNYVRETFYEPLGLITTGFEPRSRLPLSHLVPTEFENNFRVQWIRGDVHDPGAAMFGGVAGHAGLFSNATDLGVLSQMLANGGSYNGSVYIKPETLQLFSSYGSGISRRGLGFDKPEKDNATRQEPYPAKSASPLTYGHTGFTGTCVWIDPQYNLVFIFLSNRVCPNGGANTKISLLSVRGNMMETLYQSIM from the coding sequence ATGATGAAGTATTTTTTGGCGGTAGGGCTTACCAGCCTCTTACTCTCAGCCAACGGACAACCACGGCAGGATAAAAAGCAGCCACGCACAGGAAAAACGACCACGCTTCAGCAAAGCCCCAAAACAGCGGCAGACCGCTGGGCGGATAGTGTGTTTCTGTCGCTTTCCCACGAAGAAAGGATCGCACAGCTCATTATGATCAGGGTGCACTCCAACCTGGGGGCCGACCATGTGGCTTCCGTGATCAGGGATATCCGCAACAACAAAATAGGCGGCCTCGTTACTTTCCAGGGCGGTCCGGTGCGGCAGGCGCAACTCGTCAATACCTATCAGAACATCAGCAAAACGCCGTTGCTCGTGGCGGTAGACGGCGAGTGGGGACTGGGGATGCGGTTCGTGGACAGCGTGATCTCATTTCCCCGTAACCTTATGCTGGGCGCGGTGCAGGACAGCTCGCTGATTTATGAAGTGGGCAAAGCCATCGGCGAACAGTGCAAACGCATGGGCATTCAATACAACTTCGCGCCCGTGCTCGATGTGAATAACAATCCGAATAACCCGGTGATCAATGACCGGTCGTTCGGGGAAGACAAATACCAGGTGGCGCGCCACGGCGTAGCTATCATCAAAGGCATGCAGGATGCGGGTATCATGGCCTGCGCCAAACATTTCCCAGGGCACGGCGATACCGATGTGGATTCCCACTACGACCTGCCTTCCATCAACAAAACATTGTCAGACCTCGATTCGCTGGAATTATACCCCTTCCGCAGGGCGATAGAAGCGGGTGTAGGCTCGGTGATGATCGCCCACCTGTATGTGCCGGCCATTGACAACAAAGCCAATACGCCTACTTCCATTTCCTACAAAACCGTTACCAACCTGCTGCAGAAAGACCTCGGGTTCGACGGGCTGATCGTGACGGATGCATTGGAAATGAAAGGCATTTCAAAATATTACAACAACGGGCAGGAATCGCTGCAATCGTTACTGGCGGGCAACGACCTGATGGAATTGCCTTCTACCGCCAAGGGTAGCATCACCGCCATCGCGCAGGCCATTAAAAAAGGGACTATCAGTAAAGAAGACGTGTACCGCCGGGTGAAAAAAGTGCTGCGCGCCAAATACGAACTGGGCCTGGCCAACCTGCAGCCCATCGACCCCGTGAACATCACGGCAGACCTGAATGCCGCCGTGCTGCCCTTACGGAAACGGGTATCCGAATCTGCCATCACCCTGCTGCGAAACGACAACCACCTGCTGCCGATGGCCGCCGGAAAAAAGATTGCCGTGCTGGCTGTTGGGGTTGACGGGGGGAACAACACCTTCGTGGAAGCCGTAAAACAATATCGCCCGGATGCCGATGCGTACGTATTTTCATCGCGCCAGTCTGAAGCCCAGGTGTCTGCCATGGTGAAGCGCCTGAAGGCCGATTACCAGGCGGTGATCATCGCCCTGCAGGACTATAGCCGCCGCCCCGCCAACGATTTCGGTATTACCCGTGCGGAAAAGGCGGTGATCAACCAGGTGCAGGAAGAAATGCCCGCTGTTGTGGTAGCATTCGGCAACCCGTATGCCATCCGCTTTTTCTGCGAAGCACCTACGGTGATCGCGGCGTACGAAGACGACAGCCTCACTCATAAGGCCGCCGCCGACGTGATTTTCGGCAAGCTGGAACCGAAAGGCAAACTGCCCGTGACGGTGTGCAACAATTTCAAATTCGGTACCGGTATCACATCCATCGTTCAGCCGGCAGTGCCTGCTCAACTTGAGTCCGCAGCACCGGAAACAGTGGGCATGAACCCGCTCGTGCTGCAACGCATTGATTCCCTGGCGTATGACATGATCAGCAAAGGCGCCGCTCCGGGTTGCCAGGTGCTGGTGCTCCGCAACGGCAAACAGGTGTATCATAAAAACTTCGGGTTTTACGACTACAGCCAGCGTGAGCCGGTTACCGACAGCTCCGTGTACGACCTGGCTTCCGTCACCAAAATATGCGCTACCACCATTTCGGTGATGCGTTTGTACGACGAGGGTAAACTGCAGCTCGATGCCACATTGGGCGCCTACCTGCCTTTTGTGCGCGGCACCGATAAGGAATACCTCCGCATCCGGGACATCCTCCTGCACCAGGCAGGGCTCGTGTCGTACATTCCTTTCTACAAGGAGGTGCTTTATGAGAACGGCTGGCCCGACAGTGTGTTGTTTAGCCAGATGCAGGACAGCCTACACACGCTGCGCGTGGCGGAAAATCTGTACATGACGCCGCGTTATACCGATACCATGTTCCGCCGGATACTTGACAGCAAGCTGCTGCCCGCCGGCCGCCAGTATATTTACAGCGACAATGATTTTATTTTCCTCGGGAAAATCGTGGAAGCGCTCACCGGCAAACGGCTGGACAACTATGTGCGCGAAACATTTTATGAGCCGCTTGGCCTCATCACTACCGGCTTTGAGCCGCGCAGCAGATTGCCGTTATCGCATCTGGTACCCACTGAATTCGAAAATAATTTCAGGGTGCAATGGATCCGGGGAGATGTGCACGACCCAGGCGCCGCGATGTTCGGGGGAGTAGCCGGGCACGCCGGGCTGTTTTCCAACGCCACCGACCTCGGTGTGCTGAGCCAGATGCTGGCCAATGGCGGCAGCTATAACGGAAGCGTATATATCAAACCCGAAACGCTGCAGCTTTTTTCTTCATACGGCAGCGGTATCAGCCGCCGCGGGTTGGGGTTCGACAAACCCGAGAAGGATAACGCCACCAGGCAGGAGCCTTATCCCGCCAAAAGCGCGTCACCGCTCACTTACGGGCATACCGGCTTCACCGGTACCTGTGTGTGGATAGATCCGCAGTACAACCTGGTGTTCATTTTCCTGAGCAACCGGGTTTGCCCCAACGGCGGTGCCAACACAAAAATCTCATTGCTCAGCGTACGGGGTAATATGATGGAAACGCTTTACCAGTCTATCATGTAA
- a CDS encoding RagB/SusD family nutrient uptake outer membrane protein, whose product MKTFINILLLIAICSVACNKDLLEKRPQTEFMEEDVWRDPNLVQAYVNDLYTKMRHGFNEVMLGSMTDEARFIHNYGTTTSVTEAMSPEDLGALNLFGEWDKHYKAIRNCNIFFEMVGTAKDLKDDQRQRLRGEVHFLRAYFYHMLVKYWGGVPLVTQIFKLTDGQNMLIPRNSFEECVQYIVNECDSAIKLLPEVHDRDNKGRANKFAAMALKSRILLYAASDLFNQAGNTKPEWGYVQVGKAERDTRWAKARAAANDLIQTKAFALYKPGTSPSENYTRIFLDKDNSEIIFCKYFNKQQLGTSHDLYNGPNGYHNWGGNVPLENFVEGYQMADGSEFSWSNPVHAAKPYESRDPRFYATILYNGAKWKKRPSDAIGLDPVGVIQTGKYEKKNGGGIEVVNGLDTRQGPIENWNGSYTGYYLRKFMDINLDAQFFRGDQAWPFFRYAEILFNYAEATMELGNEAEARTIINEIRTRGGMPALDAAVTGDALKRMYRYERRYELAFEEHRYFDARRWLIAETVFSGPAKAIEIYGKLNPDTLLYTYKVLTNGVQERKFTKKHYLLPIMAEEIRRNSKMTPNPGY is encoded by the coding sequence ATGAAAACATTCATAAACATACTCCTATTGATAGCCATTTGCTCGGTGGCCTGTAATAAAGACCTCCTGGAAAAAAGACCGCAGACGGAATTTATGGAAGAAGACGTCTGGCGCGACCCCAACCTGGTGCAGGCTTACGTCAACGACCTGTACACCAAAATGCGCCACGGCTTTAACGAGGTGATGCTGGGCTCGATGACCGATGAGGCCCGTTTTATCCATAACTACGGCACCACTACGTCCGTTACCGAGGCCATGAGCCCCGAAGACCTTGGCGCGCTCAACCTCTTCGGCGAGTGGGACAAACATTACAAAGCCATCCGCAACTGTAATATCTTTTTTGAAATGGTGGGCACCGCCAAGGATCTGAAAGACGATCAGCGTCAGCGCCTCCGCGGGGAAGTGCATTTCCTGCGCGCCTATTTTTATCATATGCTGGTGAAATACTGGGGTGGTGTGCCTTTGGTGACACAGATCTTTAAACTGACCGACGGGCAGAATATGCTTATCCCCCGCAACAGTTTTGAAGAATGTGTGCAGTATATCGTAAACGAATGCGACAGCGCTATCAAGCTCCTGCCGGAGGTACACGACCGCGACAACAAGGGCCGCGCCAATAAGTTCGCCGCCATGGCCCTGAAATCGCGCATCCTGTTATATGCCGCCAGCGACCTGTTCAACCAGGCGGGCAACACCAAACCCGAATGGGGCTACGTGCAGGTAGGCAAAGCCGAGCGCGACACGCGCTGGGCCAAAGCAAGGGCCGCGGCCAATGATCTCATCCAGACGAAGGCCTTCGCGCTGTATAAACCCGGCACCTCACCCTCGGAGAATTACACCCGCATATTCCTGGATAAAGACAATTCAGAGATCATCTTCTGCAAGTACTTTAACAAACAGCAGCTCGGCACCAGCCATGATTTGTACAACGGGCCGAACGGTTACCACAACTGGGGCGGCAACGTGCCGCTTGAAAACTTCGTGGAGGGGTACCAGATGGCGGACGGTTCGGAATTCAGCTGGAGCAACCCCGTGCACGCGGCCAAGCCGTATGAAAGCCGCGACCCTCGCTTTTATGCCACCATTCTTTATAACGGCGCCAAATGGAAAAAACGCCCCAGCGATGCGATCGGCCTCGACCCGGTGGGTGTTATACAAACCGGCAAATATGAAAAGAAAAATGGCGGCGGCATAGAAGTGGTGAATGGCCTGGATACCCGCCAGGGACCGATCGAAAACTGGAACGGCAGCTATACCGGCTACTACTTGCGCAAGTTTATGGATATCAACCTCGACGCACAGTTTTTCCGCGGCGACCAGGCCTGGCCTTTTTTCCGGTATGCGGAGATATTGTTTAATTACGCGGAAGCCACGATGGAACTGGGCAACGAAGCCGAAGCCCGCACCATTATTAACGAAATCCGTACGCGTGGTGGCATGCCCGCCCTCGATGCGGCGGTTACGGGCGACGCCCTCAAAAGGATGTACCGCTACGAACGCCGCTATGAACTGGCTTTCGAAGAACACCGCTACTTCGATGCCCGGCGCTGGCTGATTGCCGAAACCGTGTTCAGCGGACCGGCCAAAGCCATCGAGATTTACGGTAAACTGAATCCGGACACACTCCTATATACTTACAAAGTATTAACAAATGGCGTCCAGGAAAGAAAGTTCACCAAGAAGCACTACCTTCTGCCAATCATGGCTGAAGAAATCCGCAGAAATAGCAAAATGACCCCCAACCCGGGGTACTGA
- a CDS encoding SusC/RagA family TonB-linked outer membrane protein has protein sequence MRKIPRFATALLLAAMAYCTGGMSVSHAQVTTGTSPKNITVKGKIRDGKNIPLPGVTVRVKGSTKGTVSDEKGTFSIPDVDPQSVLVVQFIGYEQQEYNVNGSTSVSILLKETEKQLDEYVVTGYGTTKKVTKTGSVSTVKGSEIKQAPTVNISNALVGRVSGLMAINSSGEPGYDGSRILIRGRSTFNNSDPLVVIDGIPRDGFQRLNPNDIENVSVLKDASAAIFGSRAANGVILITTKRGRTGKPLLSYSFNQGLTQPTRLPKMADAPTYARIVNEINVNAGDQPSFSEERIKKFADGSDPWGHPNTDWIDEVVKPLSGQNRHDLSLRGGSDKFVYYVSLGTLFQDGIFKKSATKYRQHNIRINLDANVNKYLTVRMDVAGRLEDRNFPPRSAGSIFRALLRGRPTEAARWPNGLPGPDIEYGDNPVVTSTNEIGYQRDRTYVINSNLGVVLYIPKVDGLFLDANFALDQNFNFQKRFIKPWTLYTYQGMDANGQPKLEASKRGVNAPELEEWYGQNQNVTLNAKINYIKSFGKHNVTGILAVEQNTNKGDNFWARRRYFISGAVDQLFAGSNEEKDNTGRAFDYARLNYFGRVSYNYDEKYLFDFNWRYDGSQNFPSGRRFGFFPGVSAGWVVSRENFWKSAMGTTIDYFKLRGSYGQMGNDLVNPFQYMNTFGIADGGSVFGDKLNQGIYTLRIPNPGITWEVSHNLDLAVEAKFFNGLIAVEAEYFRTNRSSILTKRSASVPIYTGLTLPDENIGKVQNQGVDLNISHKRTVNKFKYEIVANVSHAKNKIVFWDEVPNVPEWQRSTGRQIGAALYYEATGIFKNKEEIEKYPHVGGAVPGDVIFRDVNNDGQINDLDRVRVNRSEYPLWNYGLTLGAEFHNFDLTMLWQAATGSSQYIRTESGLIGNFPMRIVEDRWTPQNPNGSMPRPYDRDKEYWVSRPNTFWLWNTNYLRLKTLELGYTIPQTLRKKAGLEDLRVYVSGQNLLTFDKVKIFDPESPTGSGQYYPQTRIFNAGLNVTF, from the coding sequence ATGCGAAAAATTCCACGTTTCGCCACGGCCCTTCTGCTGGCCGCAATGGCGTATTGCACGGGAGGCATGTCCGTTTCCCATGCCCAGGTAACTACAGGAACTTCCCCGAAAAACATCACGGTCAAAGGCAAAATCAGGGATGGCAAGAACATTCCGTTGCCGGGCGTTACCGTGCGGGTGAAGGGCTCCACCAAGGGCACCGTTTCAGATGAAAAAGGGACTTTCTCCATTCCCGATGTAGACCCGCAATCGGTGCTGGTCGTCCAGTTCATCGGGTACGAACAGCAGGAGTACAATGTAAATGGCTCCACCTCCGTCAGCATCCTGCTGAAAGAAACAGAAAAACAGTTGGACGAGTATGTTGTGACCGGTTACGGCACCACCAAAAAAGTGACGAAAACCGGCTCCGTCAGCACCGTCAAAGGCTCCGAGATCAAACAGGCGCCAACAGTGAACATTTCAAACGCATTAGTAGGGCGCGTTTCGGGCCTGATGGCCATCAACAGCAGCGGGGAACCGGGCTACGACGGATCGCGCATTCTCATCCGCGGGCGCAGTACATTCAACAATTCGGATCCGCTGGTAGTGATCGACGGTATTCCGCGCGATGGTTTTCAGCGCCTCAACCCGAACGACATCGAAAACGTATCGGTGCTGAAAGACGCCTCCGCCGCCATCTTCGGCTCAAGGGCGGCCAACGGTGTTATTCTTATCACCACCAAACGCGGGCGGACAGGCAAACCGCTGCTGAGCTACAGTTTCAACCAGGGCCTCACGCAGCCTACCCGCCTGCCCAAAATGGCCGATGCGCCCACTTACGCGCGCATCGTGAATGAAATCAACGTGAACGCCGGCGACCAGCCGAGCTTTTCGGAAGAAAGGATCAAAAAATTCGCCGACGGCTCCGACCCCTGGGGGCATCCGAATACCGACTGGATCGATGAGGTGGTGAAGCCCCTCTCCGGCCAGAACCGCCACGATCTTTCGCTGCGCGGCGGCTCGGATAAATTCGTGTATTACGTGTCGCTCGGCACACTCTTCCAGGATGGTATCTTCAAAAAAAGCGCCACCAAGTACCGCCAGCACAACATCCGCATCAACCTCGACGCGAATGTGAACAAGTACCTCACCGTGCGGATGGACGTGGCTGGCCGACTCGAAGACCGGAATTTCCCGCCGCGCAGCGCCGGCTCCATTTTCCGCGCCCTGCTCCGTGGCAGGCCCACCGAAGCGGCGCGCTGGCCAAACGGGCTGCCGGGGCCCGACATTGAGTACGGTGATAACCCGGTAGTCACCAGCACCAACGAAATCGGTTATCAGCGCGACAGGACGTACGTCATCAACAGCAACCTCGGTGTGGTGCTCTACATCCCCAAGGTAGACGGGCTCTTCCTCGACGCCAACTTCGCGCTCGATCAGAATTTCAACTTCCAGAAACGTTTCATCAAACCCTGGACGCTCTACACCTACCAGGGCATGGACGCCAACGGGCAACCGAAGCTCGAGGCCTCCAAACGCGGCGTGAACGCACCGGAGCTGGAAGAATGGTACGGGCAGAACCAGAACGTCACGCTCAACGCCAAGATCAACTACATCAAAAGTTTCGGCAAACACAACGTGACCGGTATCCTCGCCGTGGAGCAAAACACCAACAAGGGCGACAACTTCTGGGCGAGGCGGCGCTATTTTATTTCCGGCGCGGTGGACCAACTTTTTGCCGGCAGCAATGAAGAAAAAGACAACACGGGCCGCGCATTCGACTATGCCCGCCTGAACTATTTCGGGCGCGTTTCTTACAACTATGACGAAAAATACCTGTTCGATTTCAACTGGCGGTACGATGGTTCCCAGAACTTTCCCTCCGGCAGGCGCTTCGGCTTTTTCCCGGGCGTATCTGCGGGCTGGGTGGTGTCGCGCGAAAATTTCTGGAAAAGCGCCATGGGCACTACCATCGACTATTTCAAACTGCGTGGTTCCTACGGGCAGATGGGGAACGACCTCGTCAACCCCTTCCAGTATATGAATACCTTCGGCATCGCCGATGGCGGTTCCGTGTTCGGCGACAAACTGAACCAGGGCATCTACACGCTCCGCATCCCCAACCCGGGCATTACCTGGGAAGTATCACATAACCTCGACCTGGCCGTGGAAGCGAAATTTTTCAACGGCCTCATCGCAGTTGAAGCAGAGTATTTCCGCACCAACCGCTCCAGCATTCTCACCAAACGTTCCGCTTCCGTGCCCATCTACACGGGTTTAACGCTGCCGGATGAAAACATCGGCAAGGTGCAGAACCAGGGCGTAGATCTGAACATTTCGCACAAGCGCACCGTCAACAAATTCAAGTACGAAATCGTAGCAAACGTATCACACGCAAAGAACAAAATTGTGTTCTGGGACGAGGTGCCTAATGTGCCCGAATGGCAGCGCTCCACGGGCCGGCAGATCGGGGCGGCGCTGTATTATGAGGCCACCGGTATTTTCAAAAACAAGGAAGAAATCGAAAAATACCCACATGTTGGCGGCGCAGTGCCGGGCGACGTGATATTCAGGGATGTGAATAACGACGGGCAGATCAATGACCTCGACCGGGTGCGCGTGAACCGTTCCGAATATCCGCTCTGGAACTACGGCCTTACGCTGGGCGCAGAATTCCACAATTTCGACCTTACCATGCTCTGGCAGGCAGCCACAGGCAGCAGCCAGTACATCCGCACCGAATCCGGGCTGATCGGCAACTTCCCGATGCGAATCGTGGAAGACCGCTGGACGCCGCAAAACCCCAACGGTTCAATGCCGCGCCCGTACGACCGCGACAAGGAATACTGGGTGAGCAGGCCCAATACGTTCTGGTTATGGAACACCAACTACCTGCGCCTCAAAACGCTGGAACTGGGCTACACCATTCCGCAAACCCTGCGTAAAAAAGCCGGGCTCGAAGACCTCCGCGTGTACGTGAGCGGGCAAAACCTGCTGACGTTCGACAAAGTGAAAATCTTCGACCCCGAATCACCCACCGGCAGCGGACAGTACTACCCGCAAACAAGAATCTTCAACGCCGGCCTGAACGTAACCTTCTAA
- a CDS encoding DNA-3-methyladenine glycosylase family protein: MATHHDIYIPHLSRDKKLGKIILSPLEELPIRKNIALKLIGSIMSQQLSVKVADVIYNRFLQLYNGKEPRPQQILDTPPETLRGIGLSNAKVSYVHNVARFVLEEKLTDAKLHKLSNDELIAYLTRIKGVGQWTVEMLLMFYLGREDIFAIDDWGIQQAMNKLYKLDPSDKKAHRAKLLQLSAKWAPYRTHACRYLWAWKDNAPVNG, translated from the coding sequence ATGGCTACACATCATGACATTTACATTCCCCACCTGAGCCGCGATAAAAAACTGGGGAAGATCATTCTTTCGCCGCTGGAAGAATTGCCCATACGGAAAAACATCGCCCTGAAACTGATCGGCTCCATCATGAGCCAGCAGCTGTCGGTGAAAGTGGCGGACGTGATTTATAACCGCTTCCTCCAGCTCTACAACGGCAAAGAACCGCGCCCGCAGCAGATCCTCGACACGCCGCCCGAAACCCTCCGCGGCATCGGTCTCTCCAATGCCAAAGTGAGCTATGTGCATAACGTAGCACGTTTTGTCCTGGAAGAAAAACTGACGGACGCAAAACTGCATAAACTCAGCAACGACGAGCTGATCGCTTACCTCACCCGCATCAAAGGCGTAGGGCAGTGGACTGTCGAAATGCTGCTGATGTTTTATCTCGGCCGTGAAGATATTTTCGCTATAGATGACTGGGGCATCCAGCAGGCCATGAACAAATTGTACAAGCTCGATCCGTCCGATAAAAAAGCGCATCGCGCAAAGCTGTTGCAGCTGTCGGCCAAATGGGCCCCCTATCGGACTCACGCCTGCCGGTACCTCTGGGCATGGAAAGACAATGCGCCGGTTAACGGGTAA